In Coregonus clupeaformis isolate EN_2021a unplaced genomic scaffold, ASM2061545v1 scaf0163, whole genome shotgun sequence, one genomic interval encodes:
- the LOC121542742 gene encoding mdm2-binding protein-like, with amino-acid sequence MDRYVLVVSFNQEEDKCAKALEAAKQIYDKLGNISCCNSTRRVSLFPACSLSGGPASQRWYFAVQACHGTSQFCSAEWEELGSCQKNDDQEESPNNMDACLRTLDDQEEKTDQPGPRQTELYEEAAEGLHLLSDRLPHPGKALLDVIFLGVAEEAPNLKDFLPVIGSLKHMQAWHSAKITIVTEHQAGWQKPASNLSASIVDTSGIMTCIDERELWRGGVI; translated from the exons ATGGATCGGTACGTGCTAGTTGTTTCTTTTAACCAAGAAGAGGATAAATGCGCGAAGG CATTGGAGGCTGCCAAACAGATCTATGATAAACTGGGGAATATCTCCTGTTGTAATTCAACAAGGAGGGTTTCTCTGTTTCCAG CCTGCTCTCTGAGTGGTGGTCCTGCCTCACAGAGGTGGTATTTTGCTGTCCAGGCATGTCATGGGACATCTCAG TTCTGCAGTGCAGAGTGGGAGGAGCTGGGTAGTTGTCAGAAGAATGATGACCAGGAGGAAAGCCCCAACAATATGGATGCCTGTCTCCGTACTCTGGATGACCAGGAGGAGAAGACTGACCAGCCTGGCCCACGGCAGACTGA GTTGTATGAAGAGGCAGCAGAAGGACTGCACCTTTTATCAGACAGGCTTCCCCATCCAG GAAAAGCTCTGCTAGATGTGATATTTCTGGGTGTTGCTGAAGAGGCTCCTAACCTGAAGGACTTCCTCCCTGTGATTGGCTCATTGAAACACATGCAGGCATGGCACTCAGCCAAGATTACCATAGTGACTGAACACCAAGCTGG GTGGCAGAAGCCAGCCTCCAACCTGTCAGCCAGTATAGTAGATACCAGTGGCATCATGACCTGTATTGATGAGAGGGAGTTATGGAGAGGAGGTGTTATTTAG
- the LOC121542743 gene encoding 39S ribosomal protein L13, mitochondrial-like yields MSSFTKSAQQWATFARSWYLIDARMQPPGKIATMCAIRLQGKHKPIYHALSDVGDHVVVMNTRHIAFSGNKWEQKVYSSHTQFPGGFKQVTATQLHLKDPKAIVKLAVYGMLPRNLSRRTMMQRLHLFPEDDLPEDILMNLTEELPQPREIPRRLNEYSQEEREAFPTLWTPPEDYRMK; encoded by the exons ATGTCCAGTTTTACTAAATCTGCCCAG CAATGGGCTACCTTTGCCAGATCGTGGTACTTGATAGACGCTCGGATGCAGCCTCCAGGGAAGATTGCCACAATGTGTGCAATCAGGCTACAGGGGAAACACAAACCGATCTACCATGCACTGA GTGATGTTGGAGATCATGTAGTAGTCATGAACACCAGACACATAGCCTTCTCTGGGAACAAATGGGAACAGAAGGTCTACTCCTCCCACACCCA GTTTCCCGGTGGATTTAAACAAGTCACAGCCACCCAGCTACATTTGAAAGACCCCAAAGCG ATAGTAAAGCTGGCAGTATATGGGATGCTGCCTAGGAACCTCTCCAGAAGGACCATGATGCAACGGTTACACCTCTTCCCTGAAGAT GATCTTCCTGAGGACATCCTTATGAACCTGACAGAGGAGCTGCCTCAGCCCAGAGAGATCCCTCGCAGACTGAATGAGTACAGCCAGGAGGAACGAGAAGCCTTCCCCACTCTATGGACCCC ACCTGAAGACTATAGGATGAAGTGA